A DNA window from Hemibagrus wyckioides isolate EC202008001 linkage group LG11, SWU_Hwy_1.0, whole genome shotgun sequence contains the following coding sequences:
- the LOC131362143 gene encoding sodium- and chloride-dependent GABA transporter 2-like isoform X5, translating into MLMHFSTTLQLGQRLRGSCKCSDMAVYNNPEEALSFPESNSNSGRVNTKGNTRDRGQWSSKAEFLLAVAGQIIGLGNVWRFPYLCYKNGGGAFLIPYLVFLFACGIPLFLLEISLGQYTSQGGISCWRKICPLFQGLGYGTIVVLLYSSIYYIIIMAWAFFYLFSSFSSELPWASCNNSWNTETCVEFGKKNNFSNLSIPENATSPVKEFWERRVLNLTSSVYELGSVRWELALCLLLSWIICYFSVWKGIKSTGKVVYFTATFPYVMLLVLLVHGLMLPGAVDGIRFYLYPDPTRLKDPQVWMDAGTQIFYSYALCMGCLTALGSYNKYNNNCYKDCIYLCLLNSGTSFVAGFAIFSVLGFMAYEQETDISTVAESGPGLAFIAYPRAVAMMPLPQLWATCFFLMIVLLGLDTEFVGLETLMTAITDLYPSYLLLGYRRELTLLFICVGSFLIGLVMVTEGGLYIFQLFDYYCCSGMTLLLFAILQSVCIGWVYGVDSLYDNIEDMIGYRPFFLIKYSWKYITPLICTGTFVFSLVKFTPLKFNNIMEYPWWCYAIGWYFTLSSTLLVPLWMIYGLLTSSGSFRQKENFP; encoded by the exons ATGCTAATGCACTTCTCCACTACACTTCAGTTAGGACAGAGACTGAGAGGATCATGCAAGTGCAG TGATATGGCAGTATATAACAATCCAGAAGAGGCCTTGTCTTTTCCAGAGTCAAACTCAAACTCAGGAAGAGTTAATACAAAGGGGAACACTAGAGACAGAGGCCAGTGGTCAAGTAAAGCTGAATTTCTACTGGCTGTTGCTGGACAAATCATTGGCCTCGGAAATGTGTGGAGGTTTCCTTACTTGTGCTACAAGAATGGAGGTG GAGCATTTTTAATACCATATTTGGTCTTCTTGTTTGCCTGTGGCATTCCACTGTTTCTCCTGGAGATATCATTGGGTCAGTACACCAGTCAGGGTGGCATCAGCTGCTGGAGAAAAATTTGCCCTTTGTTTCAAG GATTAGGATATGGAACCATAGTGGTCCTGTTGTATTCCAGCATCTACTACATTATCATCATGGCCTGGGCATTCTTctatctcttttcttcttttagtAGTGAGCTACCATGGGCTAGCTGCAACAATTCCTGGAACACTg AAACATGTGTTGAATTTGGTAAAAAGAATAATTTTAGCAACTTGAGTATACCAGAGAATGCAACTTCACCTGTTAAGGAGTTCTGGGA GAGGAGAGTGCTAAATCTCACTagcagtgtgtatgagctgGGCAGTGTGAGGTGGGAGCTGGCTCTGTGTCTCCTCTTGTCTTGGATCATATGCTACTTCTCAGTGTGGAAGGGAATAAAATCAACAGGCAAG gtgGTCTATTTCACAGCTACTTTTCCTTATGTGATgttgttggtgcttttggtgCACGGACTCATGTTACCTGGAGCTGTTGATGGCATCAGGTTTTATCTGTACCCAGATCCTACACGTCTCAAAGACCCACAG GTGTGGATGGATGCTGGAACTCAAATTTTTTACTCTTATGCTCTGTGCATGGGCTGCCTCACTGCTCTTGGAAGCTACAACAAGTACAACAACAACTGCTACAA GGACTGTATTTATCTGTGCTTGTTGAACAGTGGGACTAGTTTTGTGGCTGGCTTTGCCATCTTCTCTGTGCTGGGCTTCATGGCTTATGAGCAGGAGACAGATATATCAACAGTGGCAGAGTCAG GTCCAGGATTGGCCTTTATTGCATACCCCAGGGCAGTTGCGATGATGCCTCTTCCACAACTATGGGCCACTTGTTTTTTCTTAATGATAGTTTTGCTAGGCTTGGACACTGAG TTTGTGGGGTTGGAGACTTTAATGACAGCTATAACTGACCTGTACCCTTCTTACTTACTCCTTGGTTATCGGCGTGAACTCACCCTGCTCTTTATCTGTGTTGGGAGCTTCCTCATTGGCCTGGTTATGGTAACAGAG GGTGGCTTGTATATTTTCCAGCTGTTTGATTACTATTGCTGCAGTGGGATGACACTTCTTTTATTCGCCATTCTGCAGTCGGTGTGTATAGGCTGGGTGTATG GGGTTGATAGCCTATATGATAACATTGAGGACATGATTGGCTATCGACCGTTTTTCTTAATAAAGTACTCTTGGAAATACATCACTCCTTTAATCTGCACT ggtaCATTTGTCTTCTCTCTGGTCAAATTCACTCCTCTGAAGTTTAACAATATAATGGAATACCCCTGGTGGTGCTATGCTATTGGCTGGTACTTCACACTCTCTTCAACTTTACTGGTACCTCTTTGGATGATCTATGGTCTCCTCACCTCCAGCGGCTCGTTTAGGCAG AAAGAAAACTTCCCTTGA